From Pan troglodytes isolate AG18354 chromosome 9, NHGRI_mPanTro3-v2.0_pri, whole genome shotgun sequence, the proteins below share one genomic window:
- the LOC466533 gene encoding olfactory receptor 4C11-like has translation MVMNTSVTEFILFGLTQGAVKQKAIFGIFLILYLATLLGNFLIVVTIKTSQTLRCPMYFFVFYLSFADACFSTTTTPRLILDALSQKKSISYNECMTQVFAAHFFGCMEIFVLILMAFDHYVAICKPLQYTTIMSRHVCGMLVILAWVGSCIHSSAQIFLALRLPFCGPNVIDHYFCDLQPLLKLACMDTYVINLLVVSKSGAICMVSFIILLISYIIILYFLRNHSAEGRQKALSMCTSNFIVVVIFFGPCIFIYTRPPTSFPIDKIVAVFYTIGTPLLNPLIYTLKNAEVKNAMKKLWCSKI, from the coding sequence ATGGTGATGAATACCAGTGTGACTGAATTCATTCTGTTTGGGTTGACACAGGGTGCTGTAAAGCAGAAGGCAATATTTGGAATCTTCTTGATTCTTTACCTTGCAACTCTGTTGGGGAACTTTCTCATCGTGGTGACTATTAAAACAAGCCAGACCCTCAGGTGTCCCATGTACTTTTTTGTGTTCTACCTGTCTTTTGCTGATGCTTGCTTCTCTACAACCACAACCCCCAGATTGATTCTGGATGCCCTTTCTCAGAAAAAGTCCATTTCCTACAATGAGTGTATGACTCAGGTCTTTGCAGCCCATTTCTTTGGCTGCATGGAGATTTTTGTGCTCATCCTCATGGCGTTTGATCACTATGTAGCCATTTGTAAGCCCTTGCAATACACAACTATCATGAGCCGGCATGTCTGTGGTATGTTGGTGATTCTGGCCTGGGTGGGGTCTTGCATCCATTCTTCAGCACAAATTTTCCTGGCTTTGAGACTGCCTTTCTGTGGCCCAAATGTGATTGATCATTATTTCTGTGATTTGCAGCCCTTGTTGAAACTTGCCTGCATGGACACTTATGTGATAAATTTGCTAGTTGTGTCTAAAAGTGGGGCCATCTGCATGGTGAGTTTCATAATCCTCCTTATCTCCTATATTATCATCTTATATTTTCTGAGAAACCACAGTGCAGAAGGAAGGCAAAAAGCACTTTCCATGTGTACCTCCAACTTTATTGTGGTTGTCATATTTTTTGGtccatgtatatttatatacacacgtCCACCAACCTCCTTTCCAATAGACAAAATAGTGGCTGTGTTTTACACAATTGGGACACCTTTACTTAACCCTCTGATCTATACACTGAAAAATGCAGAAGTGAAAAATGCCATGAAAAAATTATGGTGTAGCAAAATATGA